The genomic region AGCGTGGCTTCACCTCTGGCGTAAGAGCCGAATAGCACTTAATAATCCACGCCTATTCCTCGATCCTCAGCATCGCCAAAAACGCTTCCTGCGGGATGTCCACCGCGCCGACGGATTTCAGGCGTTTTTTGCCTTCTTTTTGTTTTTCGAGGAGCTTGCGCTTGCGCGTCACATCGCCGCCGTAACATTTGGCTGTGACGTCCTTGCGGTTGGCGCGGATAGTTTCGCGGGCGATAATCTTGCCGCCGATCGCCGCCTGTATCGGTATCTCAAACATGTGGCGGGGGATCAGCTCTTTGAGTTTTTCGCAGAGCTTGCGGCCGCGGGACTCCGCCGTGGAGCGGTGAATGATGACCGCCAGCGCGTCCACCGGTTCGCCGTTGAGCAGGATGTCCAGCTTGATCATGTCCGCCACGCGGAACTCGATAAATTCATAATCAAAAGAAGCGTAACCCTGCGAGACGGATTTTAGTTTATTGAAAAAATCCGTGACGATCTCGATCAGCGGCAGCTCGTAATTCAGGCGCACGCGCGTCTTGTCCAGATATTCCATGTCGCGGAAAACGCCGCGGCGTTTCTGGCACAGCTCCATGATCGCGCCGGTGTAAGTATTGGGCGTGATGATCACCGCTTTGACCAGCGGCTCGCGGATCGCCTCGATACTGGACACCGGCGGCAATTTGGCCGGCGAATCGATCAACAAAATTTCCTGATTGGTTTTCACCACCTCTACTTCCACCGAGGGCGTGGTGGCCAGCAGATTGAGATTGTACTCGCGCTCCAGTCTCTCCTGCACGATCTCCATGTGCAGCAGCCCCAAAAAGCCGCAGCGAAAACCGAAGCCCAGAGCGGTTGAAGTTTCCGGCTCATACTGCAGAGCCGCGTCATTGAGTTTCATCCTGGCCAGCGCCTCGCGCAGATCTTCAAACTGCTCGCCGTCCACCGGAAAAAGCCCGCAGAAAACCATCGATTTGGCCGGCTGATAACCGGGCAGCGGCTCGGCGGCCGGCGCGGCGGCGTCCGTGATCGTATCGCCAACCGTCGCATCCTCGATAGCCTTGATATTGGCAATGACATAACCCACCTCGCCGGTCGACAGCGCGTCTACCGGCCGGAGCGCCGGAGTCTTGACGCCCAGCTCCAAAATCTCATGCTCTTTGCCGGTCTGCATCGTGCGCATGATCATACCTTTGCGCAGCGCGCCTTCTTTGACGCGGATCTGCGCCACCACGCCGCGGTACTCGTCGAAATAAGAGTCAAAGATCAGCGCCTGCAGCGGTTTATTATTATCTTGCGGGCCGGGAATACGCTTGACTATCGCTTCCAGGATCTCCTGTATCCCGATACCTTCTTTGGCTGAGGCCAAAATACATTCATCGGGATCGATGCCCAGCACATCCAGCAATTCCTCCTGCGCCATATTCACATCGGCGGCGGGCAGATCGATCTTGTTGATCACCGGAATTATTTTCAAGCCCAGCTCGCGCGCCAGACCGACATTGGCCAGCGTCTGCGCCTCGATGCCCTGCGAAGCGTCCACCACCAGCAGCGCGCCCTCGCAAGCGGCCAGCGAACGCGAGACCTCGTAACTGAAATCCACATGGCCGGGTGTGTCGATGAGATTCAGCTCATAAGTCTGGCCGTCCAGAGCTTGATAGCTCAAGCGCGCGTTGTTTAGTTTGATCGTGATGCCACGCTCGCGCTCAATATCCATGGAGTCCAGCAGCTGCGCGCGCATTTCCCGCGCCGACACCGTGCCGGTCGTTTCCAGCAGGCGGTCGGCCAGAGTGGATTTGCCATGATCGATATGCGCGATGATCGAGAAATTGCGGATGAATTTTATGTCCATAAACGGCGTAATCTTACTGTAAGTACTGCTTTTTATCAAAACTCAAACTTTGCCAGATGTTGTACAACCAGCTCCGCGGCGCAAAATCATACTCCCCGATAAATTCCACTTCCTGCCCGTTGAAGCCTTTTTTGAAACGGTAAAAGCCGTGCATCGGGTGGGTTTCGTCTTTGACCAGCGGCACGCCCTGCAGATCGTAATATTTCAAGCCCGCCGCCTGTCCGCGCCGCATGATCTCCCAATGAATGAGATAATTACCCATCAGACTGCGGTATTCGCTGTCAAAGCCGCCGTACATATAGTAAGCCGTGTCTTTAAATGTAAACACGACAATGCCGCCAATGATTTTATGTTCAAATTTAGCCAGATAAATTTTAGCGAGCGGCAGGTTTTGCCAGATGTATTTATAGTAGGCGTATGGCTGCAGATCATAGTCCTGCCGCGCGGCCATTTTTTGCAGCACCCGGTAAAAACTTTGAAGCTCCGCCTCGTCCCGCAATTCATCGACCGTCACGCCTTTGCGTCCGGCCAGACGGATATTGTAGCGTGTTTTCTCGTGAAACGAAGCCAATAATTCAGCTTCGGAACGCCGCAGATCAACAAGTATAGTCGCTTTGGTCTGTAATTGTTTTTTGGTAAGACGAAAAGCATATCGATCGAGCAGGCGTTTTACGCTCTCCTCATCGTTCAGAAATTTCGGCGAAATACGCAGAAAAAACGCGCGGCGCTTTCTGGCCAGATCCCGCAAAAAAGAGAATATTTCCGCCGTAATTTCCGCGTCGTCAATATCCCACAGCGGCCCGCGCGGCGCGTAAAGTATTTTTAGGCCAAATTTGGCGCGGCTTAAAAGCGAAAAACCGGCGCAGATCTGTCCGTCTTTTTCCCGCACATACTGTCCGGCGTCCTGCCAGCCAAAAGCGCATTTCAGATCGCGCCAGTGCGTCGTCTGCATGAAATGGCCGCGCGCGGCCTGCGCGACGAAAGCGTTGTACCGCGCGGTTTCGTTCTCATTTATTTGGCGCAACATCAAGTTTATTGTAGCATGGAAAGAAGCAACCATATTATATCTGGAGCCGGCGATAGGATTTGAACCCACGACCCGCTGATTACAAATCAGCTGCTCTACCAACTGAGCTACACCGGCAAAAAGACAGTCACTATTATCTAGCACATATTTACGAAATAACAATACCTGTACCATGAACATGAAACAGCAGCCAAAAGCTGCTGTTCGCTACACCGGCAAAAACACAGTCACTATATTTGCAGAGCATTGTTACCCAGTTTGGGGGGAAAATCAACCGGCTTTTACACCTGGCCGAGTTTTTCCAGCGCTTCTTCCAGCGTGGCGGCAAAAAATAACTGCCGGCCTTGATTGGACTCGCGGATCAAATCCCGCAAGGCCTTGCTCTGGTGTTTGCTGAAATCACCAACGACAGCGGCGGCCAAACCGTAATTCACAAATTTCTGCATCACTTCGCCGGCCAGTCCGCTGCTCAAATCAAAAAAACGCGGCGCCAAAACTTCCGCGTAAAAAACCGCTTTTTGCGCGCCGGCGGCCTGCGCGTCAACCGCGATCTGCAGAGCGTCATTGCCAGAGTCTATCGGCGCGGGGAGAGTTTCGATCACGGCTATGTTGTTAATAATGTTCATTTTGCCCACGCTTGTGAAGTTTTAGTAATACCTGGCGCAGGGGCGCCAAGCGCCCAGTGCATCAATGGTGATAATTTGCGCGTTTCTCAATACGCGCAAATTAATACTTGGCGCAGGGGCGCCAAGTGCCCAGTCGCGGAATTGAACCACGGACACAAGGATTTTCAGTCCTCTGCTCTACCAACTGAGC from Candidatus Margulisiibacteriota bacterium harbors:
- the lepA gene encoding translation elongation factor 4, with amino-acid sequence MDIKFIRNFSIIAHIDHGKSTLADRLLETTGTVSAREMRAQLLDSMDIERERGITIKLNNARLSYQALDGQTYELNLIDTPGHVDFSYEVSRSLAACEGALLVVDASQGIEAQTLANVGLARELGLKIIPVINKIDLPAADVNMAQEELLDVLGIDPDECILASAKEGIGIQEILEAIVKRIPGPQDNNKPLQALIFDSYFDEYRGVVAQIRVKEGALRKGMIMRTMQTGKEHEILELGVKTPALRPVDALSTGEVGYVIANIKAIEDATVGDTITDAAAPAAEPLPGYQPAKSMVFCGLFPVDGEQFEDLREALARMKLNDAALQYEPETSTALGFGFRCGFLGLLHMEIVQERLEREYNLNLLATTPSVEVEVVKTNQEILLIDSPAKLPPVSSIEAIREPLVKAVIITPNTYTGAIMELCQKRRGVFRDMEYLDKTRVRLNYELPLIEIVTDFFNKLKSVSQGYASFDYEFIEFRVADMIKLDILLNGEPVDALAVIIHRSTAESRGRKLCEKLKELIPRHMFEIPIQAAIGGKIIARETIRANRKDVTAKCYGGDVTRKRKLLEKQKEGKKRLKSVGAVDIPQEAFLAMLRIEE
- a CDS encoding aminoacyltransferase, giving the protein MLRQINENETARYNAFVAQAARGHFMQTTHWRDLKCAFGWQDAGQYVREKDGQICAGFSLLSRAKFGLKILYAPRGPLWDIDDAEITAEIFSFLRDLARKRRAFFLRISPKFLNDEESVKRLLDRYAFRLTKKQLQTKATILVDLRRSEAELLASFHEKTRYNIRLAGRKGVTVDELRDEAELQSFYRVLQKMAARQDYDLQPYAYYKYIWQNLPLAKIYLAKFEHKIIGGIVVFTFKDTAYYMYGGFDSEYRSLMGNYLIHWEIMRRGQAAGLKYYDLQGVPLVKDETHPMHGFYRFKKGFNGQEVEFIGEYDFAPRSWLYNIWQSLSFDKKQYLQ
- a CDS encoding DUF4180 domain-containing protein, whose protein sequence is MNIINNIAVIETLPAPIDSGNDALQIAVDAQAAGAQKAVFYAEVLAPRFFDLSSGLAGEVMQKFVNYGLAAAVVGDFSKHQSKALRDLIRESNQGRQLFFAATLEEALEKLGQV